ATTCACGGTTTCACGATGGCGCTGGCGCAAGAAGTTGCCAGTCGCGGTGTCACGGTGAACACGGTATCTCCCGGATACGTTGCAACGTCGATGGCGTTAGCGGTGCCGGAAGAGATCCGCAAGCAGATCGTCGCGCAGATTCCGCTCGGGCGTTTAGCGACGCCGGAAGAGATTGCCTTCACGGTCGGGTTCTTGGTCGATACGCGGTGCGCGTATGTGACCGGTGCCAATATTGCCGTGAACGGCGGGTTGTACATGTCGTAACGCCGCTCGCCTGCGGTCACGGCAAATATCAATAAAAATGAGGGTGGGAATATGCGTCGCGTCATGCTGCGGGCCAAACTGCATCGGGTCAGCGTCACTCATTCTGAGCTCGACTACGAAGGTTCGGTTGCGATCGACGGTCGATTACTCGATGCTGCCGATGTTCGCGAATACGAGCGCGTCGATATTTACAACATCCGCAACGGCGAGCGTTTTTCCACCTACGCCATTCGTGCGCGCGAAGACTCCGGCATTATTTCCATCAACGGTGCCGCCGCGCATAAAGCCAACCCGGGCGACCTCGTCATCATCGCCGCCTACGGCGAGTTCGACGAAGCCGAAGTCGGCTCGCACGAGCCGCGGCTGCTTTATGTCGATAGCAAGAACCGCATCACGCACACGCGTAACGCCATTCCGGTGCAAGCGGCCTAGTTGTGAAGCTCGATATAGACGAAGGAACCGATTCT
The sequence above is drawn from the Gammaproteobacteria bacterium genome and encodes:
- a CDS encoding aspartate 1-decarboxylase, producing MRRVMLRAKLHRVSVTHSELDYEGSVAIDGRLLDAADVREYERVDIYNIRNGERFSTYAIRAREDSGIISINGAAAHKANPGDLVIIAAYGEFDEAEVGSHEPRLLYVDSKNRITHTRNAIPVQAA